From Vibrio artabrorum, a single genomic window includes:
- a CDS encoding dicarboxylate/amino acid:cation symporter codes for MEVLKEKNLLSNIGIQVVIAMIIGTAVGAMMGHNATMFAPLGAIFINLIKMLVIPLVAVALISGAAGLGNSSSAGKVGIATLGYFALTSALAVALALVMGEVFEPGHGIDVTGVQGMFSSEYAAKGELPTFWATITGMIPTNVFQSLNEANILQILVFCLFFGIAISKQAKEKRDPIINGVNTIVDAMVWMINKVMIIAPLGVFGLMAEAVGTFGFGALMVVFKLFVVYIAAIAIFGFVAYPLMIQIFTKTSAKKFLVAMKKPQAVALSTASSMATLPVTMDTVENELGVRKSTASFVLPLGATINMSGNAIYYGLVAVFFAQLFNIDLSLGAYVAIIITSTLGAVGQAGVPGPSFLVVAVLLAAGIPIEGLPLLFALDRIFDMIRTALNITGDAACAVIVDSLIKDDVKEAELQKQQA; via the coding sequence ATGGAAGTGTTAAAAGAAAAGAATTTACTAAGCAACATCGGCATTCAAGTCGTGATTGCTATGATCATCGGTACCGCAGTTGGTGCGATGATGGGCCACAACGCAACAATGTTCGCTCCTCTGGGGGCTATCTTTATCAACTTGATCAAGATGCTGGTCATTCCGCTTGTGGCGGTTGCGCTAATTTCAGGTGCCGCAGGTCTAGGCAATAGCTCATCAGCCGGTAAAGTGGGGATCGCAACACTGGGTTACTTTGCACTGACGTCTGCGCTTGCTGTCGCACTAGCGCTAGTCATGGGTGAAGTGTTCGAACCGGGTCATGGTATCGATGTAACGGGTGTTCAAGGCATGTTCTCTTCTGAATACGCTGCGAAAGGTGAACTTCCAACGTTCTGGGCAACCATCACAGGCATGATCCCTACCAACGTTTTTCAATCATTGAATGAAGCAAACATTCTACAAATTCTCGTTTTCTGCTTATTCTTTGGTATCGCAATTTCTAAACAAGCGAAAGAAAAACGTGATCCAATCATCAATGGTGTAAACACGATTGTTGACGCTATGGTTTGGATGATTAACAAAGTTATGATCATCGCTCCACTTGGCGTGTTCGGCCTAATGGCAGAAGCTGTGGGTACATTCGGTTTTGGCGCGCTTATGGTTGTGTTCAAACTGTTCGTTGTCTACATCGCTGCGATTGCGATCTTCGGCTTTGTGGCTTACCCACTGATGATTCAAATCTTCACTAAGACTTCTGCGAAAAAGTTCCTTGTTGCAATGAAGAAACCTCAAGCGGTTGCCCTATCAACAGCTTCTTCAATGGCGACGCTGCCAGTAACAATGGACACCGTTGAAAACGAGCTTGGTGTAAGAAAATCTACGGCTTCATTTGTTCTACCACTTGGTGCAACAATCAACATGAGTGGTAACGCAATTTACTACGGTCTGGTTGCTGTCTTCTTCGCACAACTGTTCAACATCGACCTATCGTTGGGTGCTTACGTTGCTATCATCATAACCTCTACACTGGGTGCGGTTGGCCAAGCCGGTGTTCCTGGTCCTTCATTCTTAGTTGTTGCGGTACTACTTGCAGCCGGTATTCCAATCGAAGGTCTACCTCTTCTATTCGCTCTAGACCGTATTTTCGATATGATCCGTACGGCTCTGAACATCACGGGTGATGCAGCATGTGCAGTGATCGTTGATTCTCTAATCAAAGACGATGTGAAAGAAGCTGAACTGCAAAAACAGCAAGCGTAA
- the metE gene encoding 5-methyltetrahydropteroyltriglutamate--homocysteine S-methyltransferase — MTTTTHILGYPRIGEKRELKFTLEKYWRGEIDQSELKQLGSELRNRNWKVQADANLSFATAGDFAWYDHVLTTTLLLGHVPKRHAGGSEDEKAFPDLDTLFRVGRGQSQTQSTCCGGKHGSESAKDGAAASDMTKWFNTNYHYIVPEFSKDDTFEVSWPQLFDEVSEAIKAGHKVKPVLLGPLSYLYLGKEVEAGFDRLSLLPRLLTAYQAILAKLTKLGVEWVQIDEPILSLELESRWADSFKLAYQVIQGDVKLLLTTYFDSVTDTLDQIVKLPVNGVHIDLAAAPQQLDEVVNKLPEGWVLSAGAINGRNVWRADLAALLEKLQPVKEKLGDKLWVASSCSLLHSPVDLELEDTLSEEVKSWFSFAKQKVTEVSLLGAALDGDQNAILACETYSQPIVARKSATHVNKPQVQARINTVTKALAERSAPYAERAAHQSEVLGLPLLPTTTIGSFPQTGEIRVQRSAYRTGKLSEAEYNTALKGHIADAVKRQEALDLDVLVHGEAERNDMVEYFAENLAGFQTTQFGWVQSYGSRCVKPAIVVADIEREKPITVEWSTYAQSLTAKQMKGMLTGPVTILCWTFPREDISRKEITNQLAFALRDEVSDLQDAGINIIQIDEPAIREGLPLKKRDHAEYLEWAVDAFKISAASAKQETQIHTHMCYSEFNEIIDSVAALDADVITIETSRSNMELLKAFEAFNYPNAIGPGVYDIHSPNIPSEEWIIDLLKKAAEKIPVERLWANPDCGLKTRNWAETEAALANLVAATKALRKEWAVAEA, encoded by the coding sequence ATGACGACAACAACGCATATTTTAGGTTACCCACGTATCGGCGAAAAACGCGAACTTAAATTCACACTAGAGAAGTACTGGCGCGGTGAGATTGACCAATCTGAGCTCAAGCAGCTCGGCAGCGAATTGAGAAATCGTAACTGGAAGGTACAAGCCGACGCGAATCTAAGTTTTGCAACGGCGGGTGACTTCGCATGGTACGACCATGTTCTAACAACGACTCTGCTTCTCGGTCATGTGCCGAAACGTCATGCTGGTGGATCAGAAGATGAAAAAGCCTTCCCAGATTTAGATACTTTATTTCGAGTTGGGCGTGGACAATCTCAAACACAATCCACCTGTTGTGGTGGTAAACATGGATCTGAAAGCGCTAAAGATGGTGCTGCGGCTTCCGACATGACTAAGTGGTTCAACACTAACTACCACTACATTGTTCCTGAGTTCAGTAAAGACGACACCTTTGAAGTGAGCTGGCCACAACTGTTTGACGAAGTGAGTGAAGCGATTAAAGCGGGGCATAAGGTGAAGCCAGTTCTTCTCGGCCCACTGTCTTACTTATACTTAGGTAAAGAAGTGGAAGCGGGTTTTGATCGCTTGTCTCTGCTTCCGCGTCTTCTCACCGCTTATCAAGCGATTTTAGCAAAACTCACTAAGTTGGGCGTTGAGTGGGTGCAAATCGACGAACCTATCCTTTCTCTAGAGCTTGAAAGCCGGTGGGCCGATTCATTCAAACTGGCGTATCAAGTGATTCAAGGCGATGTAAAACTATTGCTTACTACTTACTTTGATTCGGTGACCGATACGTTAGATCAAATCGTAAAGTTGCCAGTGAATGGCGTACACATTGATTTGGCTGCGGCACCACAACAACTCGATGAAGTGGTGAATAAGCTACCTGAAGGTTGGGTGCTATCGGCGGGGGCAATCAACGGGCGCAATGTTTGGCGAGCTGATTTAGCGGCATTACTAGAGAAACTGCAACCAGTCAAAGAGAAGCTGGGAGACAAATTGTGGGTCGCGAGTTCATGTTCGTTGCTGCATAGCCCGGTTGACCTTGAACTCGAAGATACACTCAGCGAAGAAGTGAAGAGTTGGTTTTCCTTTGCAAAACAGAAAGTCACTGAGGTGAGTTTATTGGGGGCCGCGTTGGATGGCGATCAAAATGCCATTTTGGCGTGTGAGACTTACAGCCAACCGATTGTTGCACGCAAGAGCGCCACACATGTGAACAAGCCGCAAGTGCAAGCTCGAATCAATACCGTAACTAAAGCATTAGCAGAGCGCAGTGCTCCATACGCAGAACGTGCCGCGCATCAGTCTGAAGTACTCGGCTTACCGTTGTTACCAACCACAACCATTGGTTCGTTTCCACAAACAGGGGAGATCCGTGTTCAACGCAGTGCTTACCGCACTGGCAAACTGAGTGAAGCGGAATACAACACGGCATTGAAAGGTCACATAGCCGATGCAGTTAAGCGCCAAGAAGCGTTAGATTTGGATGTACTTGTACACGGCGAAGCGGAACGCAATGACATGGTGGAGTACTTTGCAGAAAACTTAGCTGGTTTCCAAACCACTCAATTTGGTTGGGTACAGAGCTATGGTTCACGCTGCGTAAAACCGGCGATTGTGGTCGCAGATATCGAACGTGAAAAACCGATCACAGTAGAGTGGTCGACGTATGCTCAGTCATTAACAGCTAAGCAGATGAAAGGGATGCTGACTGGGCCTGTGACTATCTTGTGCTGGACATTCCCACGTGAAGATATTTCTCGCAAAGAGATCACCAACCAACTGGCGTTTGCGCTGCGTGATGAGGTGTCTGATCTACAAGATGCAGGGATCAACATTATTCAAATTGATGAACCTGCCATTCGTGAAGGCTTGCCGCTGAAAAAGCGTGACCATGCAGAATACTTAGAGTGGGCGGTCGATGCCTTTAAAATTTCAGCCGCGAGCGCTAAGCAAGAAACGCAAATTCATACCCACATGTGTTACAGCGAGTTTAATGAGATCATTGATTCTGTGGCCGCGCTAGATGCCGATGTGATTACCATTGAAACTTCTCGCTCGAATATGGAATTGCTCAAAGCGTTTGAAGCGTTTAACTATCCGAATGCGATTGGACCTGGTGTTTATGATATTCACTCACCAAACATTCCATCAGAAGAGTGGATCATCGACTTGCTTAAGAAAGCCGCTGAGAAAATTCCGGTGGAACGCTTATGGGCAAACCCTGATTGCGGCCTTAAAACCCGGAATTGGGCAGAAACAGAAGCCGCACTTGCTAATTTAGTTGCAGCCACTAAAGCGCTACGTAAAGAGTGGGCCGTCGCAGAAGCTTGA
- the yciA gene encoding acyl-CoA thioester hydrolase YciA has product MTIQSTLNPIGSLLLRTLAMPSDTNAAGQIFGGWIMSQLDLAGGILAKEISNGKIVTVSVSSIEFKQPVLVGDVVCVYGDCTKIGRSSMNIDLEVWVKPVLDHGIGDRYKVCGATFNYVAVDESGKPRPIKK; this is encoded by the coding sequence ATGACTATTCAATCAACTTTAAACCCGATTGGTTCTTTACTTCTTCGCACTTTAGCGATGCCCTCTGATACCAATGCAGCAGGCCAAATATTCGGCGGTTGGATAATGTCTCAACTGGATCTGGCGGGTGGTATACTGGCGAAAGAGATCTCTAACGGCAAGATTGTCACGGTTTCAGTATCGAGTATCGAGTTCAAACAGCCAGTGTTAGTGGGTGACGTTGTGTGTGTTTATGGTGACTGTACTAAGATTGGTCGTAGTTCGATGAATATTGACTTAGAAGTATGGGTTAAACCTGTACTTGACCACGGCATCGGCGATCGTTACAAGGTGTGCGGTGCGACATTCAACTATGTCGCTGTCGATGAAAGTGGTAAGCCTCGTCCAATCAAAAAATAG
- the trpD gene encoding anthranilate phosphoribosyltransferase yields MEQINKLYEQQSLTQEESQQLFDVIIKGELDPILMASALTALKIKGETPDEIAGAAKALLANANPFPRPDYDFADIVGTGGDGHNTINISTTSAFVAAACGLKVAKHGNRSVSSKSGSSDLLDSFGINLAMTAEDTRAAVDELGVAFLFAPQYHVGVRHAMPVRQTMKTRTIFNILGPLINPARPNIELMGVYSKELVRPIAETMLQMGIKRAAVVHGSGLDEVAIHGETIVAEIKDGEIHEYTVTPADFGLNTHPLEAIKGGEPAENKAITTDILTGKGSDAQVGAVAVNVALLMRLFGHEDLKANAQQAIDAMNSGKAYELVQKLAAHA; encoded by the coding sequence ATGGAACAGATTAATAAACTTTACGAACAGCAGTCTCTTACTCAAGAAGAAAGCCAACAGTTGTTTGATGTGATCATCAAGGGCGAACTTGACCCTATCTTGATGGCTTCTGCGCTGACGGCACTGAAAATCAAAGGCGAAACGCCCGATGAGATCGCAGGTGCAGCGAAAGCACTGCTGGCCAATGCAAACCCGTTCCCACGCCCTGATTACGATTTCGCAGACATCGTCGGTACCGGCGGCGACGGTCACAACACCATTAATATCTCGACGACGTCTGCATTTGTTGCCGCAGCGTGTGGCTTAAAAGTCGCCAAGCACGGTAACCGCAGTGTATCGAGCAAATCAGGCTCTTCTGACCTACTGGATTCGTTTGGTATCAATCTAGCGATGACAGCTGAAGATACACGTGCGGCTGTTGATGAGCTTGGCGTCGCTTTCCTATTTGCTCCGCAGTATCACGTTGGTGTACGTCACGCGATGCCGGTACGTCAAACCATGAAAACGCGCACTATCTTCAATATTCTTGGCCCACTGATTAACCCAGCTCGCCCGAACATCGAACTAATGGGGGTTTACAGCAAAGAACTCGTTCGCCCTATCGCAGAAACCATGCTGCAAATGGGCATCAAGCGTGCTGCGGTTGTTCACGGTAGCGGCCTAGATGAAGTGGCGATTCACGGCGAGACTATCGTTGCTGAAATTAAAGATGGCGAGATTCACGAATACACAGTGACACCGGCTGACTTTGGTTTAAACACCCACCCTCTTGAAGCGATTAAGGGCGGCGAGCCAGCAGAGAACAAAGCCATCACAACCGATATCCTGACCGGTAAAGGCAGTGATGCTCAAGTTGGCGCCGTCGCGGTCAACGTTGCGCTACTGATGCGCCTATTTGGTCACGAAGATCTAAAAGCCAATGCACAACAAGCGATTGATGCAATGAACTCAGGCAAAGCATACGAGCTGGTACAAAAGCTTGCTGCACACGCCTAA
- the trpA gene encoding tryptophan synthase subunit alpha: MDRYQSLFTRLAEKNQGAFVPFVTVGDPNPEQSLKIMETLVEAGADALELGIPFSDPLADGPTIQGANIRALESKVTPNVCFDLIGQIRAKYPELPIGLLMYANLVYARGIENFYQRCANAGIDSVLIADVPTNESGEFVAAANKFGVHPIFIAPPTASDETLQSVSELGGGYTYLLSRAGVTGAETKANMPVTALLDRLNQFDAPPALLGFGISAPEQVKEAIEAGAAGAISGSAVVKIIENHIEQPDAMLKALAEFVTPMKAATQQ; the protein is encoded by the coding sequence ATGGATCGCTATCAATCACTCTTCACTCGCTTAGCGGAAAAGAATCAAGGCGCATTCGTACCATTCGTAACGGTTGGCGATCCTAACCCAGAGCAATCACTTAAGATTATGGAAACCTTAGTTGAAGCTGGTGCTGATGCGCTAGAGCTTGGTATTCCATTCTCTGATCCACTGGCTGATGGCCCAACAATCCAAGGCGCAAACATTCGTGCGTTAGAGTCAAAAGTCACACCCAATGTGTGCTTCGATCTTATTGGTCAAATTCGCGCTAAATACCCAGAACTGCCAATCGGCTTACTGATGTACGCAAACTTGGTCTATGCGCGTGGTATCGAGAACTTCTACCAGCGTTGTGCTAATGCAGGTATCGATTCAGTATTGATTGCGGATGTACCCACCAACGAGAGCGGCGAGTTTGTTGCTGCAGCTAACAAGTTTGGCGTTCACCCAATCTTTATTGCTCCACCAACAGCAAGTGATGAGACGCTTCAATCGGTGTCTGAGCTCGGTGGTGGCTACACCTACCTACTTTCTCGTGCTGGCGTAACGGGTGCCGAAACCAAGGCAAACATGCCCGTAACGGCGCTGCTTGACCGCTTAAACCAGTTCGATGCACCACCAGCACTGCTTGGATTCGGTATCTCTGCTCCAGAGCAAGTAAAAGAAGCAATCGAAGCGGGCGCTGCCGGGGCTATCTCTGGCTCAGCAGTTGTGAAAATCATTGAAAACCACATTGAACAACCAGACGCGATGCTTAAAGCATTGGCTGAATTTGTGACGCCAATGAAAGCCGCAACGCAGCAATAA
- a CDS encoding GspS/AspS pilotin family protein translates to MKKWIIVSVAVALLSGCASAEREQQRQLEMMAQNRAGVLSAGLPIEYGPLSIMRVLAKSTVIELMMIYNQDAKGAKPLNQVVEMSVNSYCTNSEVRSHLDMGLAYNIKIRNTRGQLMVDKLITKQTCQSS, encoded by the coding sequence GTGAAAAAATGGATTATTGTCTCAGTCGCTGTTGCGCTACTCTCTGGCTGTGCTTCAGCGGAGCGTGAGCAGCAAAGACAGCTGGAAATGATGGCACAAAACCGAGCGGGGGTTCTCTCTGCCGGCTTGCCGATCGAGTATGGTCCATTGTCGATCATGCGCGTGCTAGCCAAAAGCACCGTTATCGAACTTATGATGATCTACAACCAAGATGCCAAAGGGGCGAAACCTTTAAACCAAGTTGTAGAGATGAGTGTGAACAGCTATTGCACTAACTCTGAAGTAAGATCACACCTAGATATGGGACTGGCTTACAACATCAAGATTCGTAACACTCGAGGACAGTTGATGGTTGACAAGCTGATCACTAAACAGACGTGTCAGAGCAGCTAG
- a CDS encoding YciI family protein, with product MWYVIFSQDVENSLAKRQSVRPQHLERLQTLHDEGRLLTAGPMPAIDSDNPGEMGFTGSTVIAEFNSLEDAQTWADADPYVDAGVYQNVIVKPFKKVF from the coding sequence ATGTGGTACGTAATTTTTTCTCAAGACGTCGAAAACTCATTAGCAAAGCGCCAAAGTGTTCGCCCACAACATTTAGAACGCCTGCAAACACTTCACGATGAAGGTCGACTTCTCACAGCCGGCCCTATGCCTGCTATCGATTCCGATAATCCAGGTGAAATGGGGTTCACTGGCTCGACTGTGATTGCTGAGTTCAATTCTTTAGAAGACGCGCAAACATGGGCTGATGCAGACCCATACGTTGATGCCGGCGTCTACCAAAACGTCATCGTTAAACCATTCAAGAAAGTGTTTTAA
- the trpB gene encoding tryptophan synthase subunit beta codes for MAKLDAYFGEYGGQYVPQILVPALDQLEQAFIDAQADPEFRSEFMTLLQEYAGRPTALTLTRNLTKGTKTKLYLKREDLLHGGAHKTNQVLGQALLAKRMGKNEIIAETGAGQHGVATALACALLGLKCRVYMGAKDVERQSPNVFRMKLMGAEVIPVHSGSSTLKDACNEALRDWSATYEKAHYLLGTAAGPHPFPTIVRDFQRMIGEETKNQILAREGRLPDAVIACVGGGSNAIGMFADFIEEESVRLIGVEPAGKGIDTDQHGAPLKHGKTGIFFGMKAPLMQDENGQVEESYSVSAGLDFPSVGPQHAHLNAIGRAEYDNVTDDEALEAFQLIARKEGIIAALESSHAVAHAVKMAHADPEKEQLLVVNLSGRGDKDIFSVHEILKEKGEL; via the coding sequence ATGGCTAAACTTGATGCCTACTTTGGTGAATACGGTGGTCAATACGTACCGCAGATCCTAGTACCAGCACTAGACCAACTAGAACAAGCGTTTATTGATGCACAAGCCGATCCTGAGTTCCGCAGCGAATTCATGACTCTCCTGCAAGAGTACGCGGGGCGACCAACGGCACTAACGCTCACTCGCAATCTGACTAAAGGTACAAAAACGAAACTGTACCTAAAACGTGAAGATCTCCTTCACGGCGGTGCTCACAAGACAAACCAAGTACTCGGTCAAGCGCTGCTTGCTAAACGTATGGGAAAAAATGAAATCATTGCTGAGACTGGCGCGGGTCAGCACGGCGTTGCAACCGCTCTAGCTTGTGCTCTACTCGGCCTTAAGTGTCGTGTTTACATGGGTGCAAAAGACGTTGAACGTCAAAGCCCAAACGTGTTCCGCATGAAACTCATGGGCGCAGAGGTTATCCCTGTTCATTCTGGCTCTTCAACGCTAAAAGACGCATGTAACGAAGCGCTACGTGACTGGTCTGCAACTTACGAAAAAGCGCACTACCTACTGGGTACTGCGGCTGGCCCTCACCCATTCCCAACGATCGTTCGAGATTTCCAGCGCATGATTGGTGAAGAAACCAAAAACCAGATCCTAGCGCGTGAAGGTCGCCTTCCAGATGCGGTTATCGCTTGTGTCGGTGGTGGTTCAAATGCTATCGGTATGTTCGCTGATTTCATTGAAGAAGAGTCCGTTCGTCTAATCGGCGTAGAGCCTGCTGGTAAAGGTATCGATACCGACCAACACGGTGCGCCACTTAAGCATGGTAAAACAGGCATTTTCTTTGGTATGAAAGCACCACTGATGCAAGATGAAAATGGCCAAGTAGAAGAATCTTACTCAGTCTCCGCAGGGCTTGATTTCCCATCCGTTGGTCCGCAACACGCTCACCTAAATGCCATTGGCCGCGCTGAATACGACAACGTAACCGATGACGAAGCACTGGAAGCGTTCCAATTGATTGCACGTAAAGAAGGTATTATTGCTGCGCTAGAGTCGTCCCATGCAGTGGCTCATGCCGTTAAAATGGCCCACGCTGATCCAGAGAAAGAGCAGCTATTAGTGGTTAACCTATCTGGCCGTGGTGACAAAGACATTTTCTCAGTACATGAGATTCTTAAAGAGAAAGGAGAATTATAA
- a CDS encoding septation protein A produces MKQILDFIPLIIFFALYKMYDIYTATGALIIASAVQIVLMYLIYRKVEKMQVITFLVVAVFGGMTISLHDDNFIKWKVTIVYALFSIGLTVSHLMGKSAIKRMLGKEITLPDVVWSKINWAWTLFFAVCALLNIYVAFNLPLDVWVNFKVFGLLIATFVFTLLTGAYIYKHVPKDQFQPKDQDQHQNEQQALSDQNTKEK; encoded by the coding sequence ATGAAACAAATTCTTGATTTCATACCTCTCATTATTTTCTTTGCGCTTTATAAGATGTACGACATCTATACCGCAACCGGTGCTTTGATCATCGCATCCGCAGTACAAATTGTTTTGATGTACTTAATTTATAGAAAAGTAGAAAAAATGCAGGTGATCACTTTCCTAGTGGTCGCCGTGTTTGGCGGCATGACCATTTCCCTGCATGACGATAACTTCATAAAATGGAAAGTCACCATCGTTTACGCACTGTTTTCTATCGGCCTGACAGTCAGCCATCTTATGGGTAAATCAGCAATTAAAAGGATGTTGGGCAAAGAGATTACACTGCCCGACGTCGTGTGGAGCAAAATTAACTGGGCATGGACCCTATTTTTTGCTGTTTGTGCACTCCTCAATATTTACGTTGCTTTCAACCTTCCTCTCGATGTTTGGGTGAATTTCAAAGTCTTCGGCTTGCTGATCGCGACCTTTGTGTTCACTTTGCTGACGGGAGCTTATATCTATAAGCATGTACCTAAAGATCAGTTTCAGCCCAAAGATCAAGATCAGCACCAAAACGAGCAACAAGCGCTCTCAGATCAAAATACTAAAGAAAAATAG
- the trpCF gene encoding bifunctional indole-3-glycerol-phosphate synthase TrpC/phosphoribosylanthranilate isomerase TrpF yields the protein MTQTTDKLSTHVSVKDTEMAEVLAKIVRDKYQWVEARKQAQPLGEFKASLTTTDRSFYDALSSEQTVFITECKKASPSKGLIRDEFDLDYIASVYNNHANAISVLTDEKYFQGDFEFLPKVRSVAKQPILCKDFMVDTYQVYLARHYSADAILLMLSVLNDEEYQALADVAHSLNMGILTEVSNEQELHRAVALNAKVIGINNRNLRDLSTDLNRTKALAPLIRELAPNAVLISESGIYTHQQVRDLSTFADGFLIGSSLMAEKNLELAVRKVTLGENKVCGLTHPDDAAKAYQAGAVFGGLIFVEASKRYVDIEAARLTMSGAPLNYVGVFQNHSVADVTKTVSELGLFAVQLHGDESQAFVDELKQSLPECVEIWKAYGVDADADADAEGSLPELLESNVTRHLLDTKVGAQTGGTGQAFDWSLINNQSAIMLAGGLNPDNANQAAKLGCLGLDLNSGVESAPGKKDADKLQRAFAAIRNY from the coding sequence ATGACACAGACTACCGATAAACTGTCGACCCACGTTTCAGTCAAAGATACTGAAATGGCGGAAGTATTAGCCAAAATCGTTCGAGATAAATACCAATGGGTTGAAGCGCGTAAGCAGGCTCAACCATTGGGCGAGTTTAAAGCATCATTAACCACGACAGACCGCAGCTTTTATGATGCTCTGAGCAGCGAACAAACGGTTTTCATCACTGAATGTAAAAAGGCCTCTCCGTCGAAAGGGTTAATCCGTGACGAGTTTGATTTGGACTACATCGCATCGGTGTACAACAACCACGCCAATGCGATTTCAGTGCTGACCGACGAAAAGTACTTCCAAGGTGACTTTGAGTTTTTACCTAAAGTTCGCAGCGTTGCTAAGCAGCCTATCCTGTGTAAAGACTTCATGGTCGATACCTACCAAGTGTACTTAGCCCGTCACTATTCTGCTGACGCCATCTTGCTGATGCTATCGGTATTGAATGACGAAGAGTACCAAGCGCTGGCTGACGTTGCTCACTCACTCAACATGGGGATACTCACCGAGGTCAGCAACGAGCAAGAACTTCACCGTGCTGTCGCTTTAAATGCAAAAGTAATCGGCATTAATAACCGAAACCTTCGTGACCTTTCGACGGATTTAAATCGCACTAAAGCGCTGGCACCGCTGATTCGTGAACTGGCTCCAAACGCAGTGCTGATTTCAGAGTCTGGCATCTACACACATCAACAAGTTCGTGACCTTTCAACGTTTGCAGATGGCTTCCTAATCGGTAGCTCTCTAATGGCGGAGAAGAACCTTGAACTTGCGGTGCGTAAAGTCACGCTGGGCGAGAACAAGGTGTGTGGCCTAACCCACCCAGACGATGCAGCAAAAGCGTATCAAGCTGGTGCGGTATTCGGTGGTCTGATTTTCGTTGAAGCATCTAAGCGTTATGTGGATATCGAAGCGGCTCGTTTAACCATGAGCGGCGCACCCTTAAATTACGTCGGCGTGTTCCAAAATCACAGCGTAGCAGACGTGACGAAAACGGTGTCTGAGCTCGGTCTGTTTGCTGTGCAACTGCACGGTGACGAGTCTCAAGCGTTTGTCGATGAACTAAAACAGTCACTACCTGAATGTGTTGAGATTTGGAAAGCTTACGGTGTTGATGCTGATGCTGATGCTGATGCTGAAGGCTCGCTGCCAGAATTACTGGAAAGCAACGTGACTCGCCACCTGTTAGATACTAAAGTGGGAGCTCAAACGGGTGGTACAGGCCAAGCATTCGACTGGAGCCTCATCAACAATCAAAGTGCAATCATGTTGGCGGGTGGTCTAAACCCAGACAATGCGAACCAAGCGGCTAAATTGGGCTGCTTAGGGTTAGACCTCAACTCTGGCGTTGAATCTGCGCCAGGTAAAAAAGATGCAGACAAGCTGCAACGCGCTTTTGCCGCGATTCGTAATTACTAA